The stretch of DNA GCACCGGGAAGACGCCCGTGGTGGACTGGCTGCTCGGCTGGGCGGCGCAGGAAGGGCTGCGGGCCGTGGTGCTGACGCGGGGCTACAAGGCGGCACCGCCCCGTCTGCCGTATCTTGTGGATGCGCAGAGTGCACCCGGCGAGGCGGGCGATGAGCCGCTTATGCTGGCGCGCCAGCACCCGCTGGCGCGGGTGGTGGTGGACCCGGTACGGAGCAGGGCCGCGCAATGGGCGCAGGAGGCGCTTTCGCCCAACGTTTTCATTCTGGATGACGGATTCCAGCACCTTGCCGTACGCCGGAATCTTGATATCGTGCTCCTTGCACCGGAAGACCTGCGCGAGGACTGGAACAGAGTTATACCCGCCGGTTCGTGGCGCGAAGGGGCAGATGCCTTGAGCCGCGCCCATGCGTTCATTATCAAGGCCGATCCCGCCCGGTTCATTGCGCTATTGCCGGATATCCGGCGGCGGCTTGCGGTGTTTGATGTTCCTGTTTTCGGCTTTCACCTGCGTTCCACGGGGATTGTACGGGCGTGCGGTGGCGAGGATTGCGTAACGCCCGATGTGTTTGCTCCCGATGGATACGTGCTGTTCAGCGGAGTGGGAAACCCCGCTCAGGTGGAGGCGACGGCAACCGCGTTTTTAGGCAGGCCGCCTGTGCGGCATCATATTTTTGCGGACCATCACCGGTATACGGCAGACGATGTGGGAGCCATGGTTCGTCAGGCTCGTCAGACACGACCGTCGCAACGGGCGCTGCCACTGCTCTGCACTCCCAAGGACGCTGTGAAGATGGCGGACTTGCCGCCTGAAGTAACGGGCGAAGTGTGGACCTTAGCACTGAAGACCGAGTTTGGTTCCGCGTGGAATTGTACTGCCTCGTTCCCCGAATGGTGGGACGAGGTCTGGCGGGGTATGACGCCCGCCGAAGGATAGAGAATGGCTACATCAAAAAAGAAGAACGGCGCAGAATTGGCGCTGTCGCACAACGACATTTTGGCGTTGTTCAAAGAGGCACGGCGTCCGCTCAAGATGGATGACCTGCTGCGTATGGCGGGTGTGGGAAAGCGGTGGAAGAAGGGATTGGAGCTGCAACTGGAGGACCTGAAGAATCAGGGCCGGGTGCTGCGCCTGCGCGGCGGCGCGTGGGGGCTTGCGGAGCAGCTTAAGATGCTCACAGGTACGCTGGAGGTGCAGCGTTCCGGGGTGGGATTTGTATTGCCTGAAGACCGGAAACGCGGCGATGTGTTTGTGGCTCCGCACGCCATGGCGGATGCCATGCACGGTGACAAGGTTGTGGTGGCGCTGCTGCCCGGGGGAAGGCAGGGCAAGAACGTGGAAGGGCGCATTGTCCGCATTCTGGAACGTGCCCACGAGACTATGACCTGCCGTGTGGTGCGCAAGCTGGGAGGCGAGGGTTATTTGTGCCGTCCCACAGACCCGCGCCTGCGTATTTCCCTGATGGTGACCACGGACGCACTGGAAGAGAAGCCCGGTAAGGGGGAACTGCTGGTGGTGCGCCCCGAGGAGCAGGTGGAGGAAGGGCTGTGGAGTGCCGTGGCGCTGGAAAGCTTGGGGAATGAAGAGGCTGCGGGCGTGCAGGAGCGGCTGGTCAAACTGAACAATGACATTCCCATGGAGTTTCCCCCTTCTGTGTTGCAGGAGGCGGCGGCGTTGCCTGCTGTGCCCTCCGCCGGGGATTTTGAAGGGCGCGTGGACCTGCGGCATATGGCCTTTGTGACCATTGACGGTGCTACCGCCAAGGACTTTGACGATGCCGTGTATGTGGAGGCGCAGGGCGACGGCTACCGTCTGTGGGTTGCCATTGCGGACGTGAGCCACTATGTGCGGCCCGGTTCCGCCATGGACGAGGAGGCGCAGGAGCGCGCCAACTCATATTATTTTCCGCAATCGGTGGAACCCATGTTCCCCGAGGCGCTTTCTAACGGGTTGTGCAGCCTCAATCCGCGGGTGCCCAGACTTGCCATGGTGGCAGAGACCTATTTCTACGCCGATGGCAGCTACGGGAAGTCTAAGTTCTATGCTGCCGTCATTGAGAGCAAGGCACGGCTGACCTACGAGCAGGTTCATGCGGCGCTGGTGGACAGGGCGGCGGAGGAACGGCTGATGCTGGACCCCGTGCTGCCCATGCTGGAGAAGGCGGAAGAACTGGCGCGGTTGCTGAGAGCGCAGCGCACGCACAGGGGCAGCCTGGACTTTGACCTGCCGGAAGCGGAGGTGGCCTTTAACGTCTTTGGTGAGCCGGTGGATTTGCGCCGCCGTGTGCGGCGTTTTTCGCATAAGATTATCGAAGAGTTCATGATTGCTGCCAACGAAGCGGTGGCACGGTTTCTTACGGAACGTGGCGAGCATTTTCTTTATCGATCCCACCCTGATCCGGACGGGGAAAAACTGCTCGGGCTGTTCCGCACGCTGCAACGCACGGACATGGCTCAGCATGTGCCCGAGACGCCTACGCCCGAAGCCTTGCAGCATGTACTGCGTATGGCACAGGGAACGGATCAGGAGTTCATCGTCAACAGGCTGGCGCTGCGCACCATGATGCAGGCGAATTATACTCCGGAACATGAGGGGCACTTCGGGCTTGCCTCCGAATGTTATTGCCACTTCACATCGCCCATACGGCGGTATGCGGACCTTGTGGTACATCGTGCGCTCAAGCACGCCCTGAAGGTGCCGGGGTTTGGTCCCAATCCCACGCCGGGGCAACTGATGCAGGTGGCGGACCACCTTAACGCCCGCGAACGCAAGGCCATGGAAGCGGAGCGCGAGATTCTGAAGCGGCTTACCGTGCTGTTCCTGCGGGACAGGATTGGAGAGCGCTATACGGGCATTATCAACGGTGTGACCGATTTCGGGTTCTGGGTGGAACTGGAAGAGGTGATGGCTGAAGGGCTGGTGCGCATCTCTACCGTGGACGACGATTATTACGGCTATTTCCCCGAGCGGCAGGAGCTTTTGGGCGAGCGCACAGGGCGGCGGTTCCGTCTGGGGCAGCGAGTGAATCTGTGGCTTGCCGAAGTGAATCTTTCCCGGCTGGAGATCAATTTCACGCTGCGGGATGAGGAAGATGGCGGGAAATCTGCCCGCCAGCCCGGCAAAGCCGTTGACGGGGATGGCGGAGAAGAGTTTGGCGCGGAACCCCAACCCCGCAAGACAGCTGGAAGGAGCAGACGCCCGGACAGGTCGGATGGTCCGAGTGATCAGGCTGGCAAGACGAGAGGCCGCAGTACCGGACGAAACGGTGGGGCCAGGGGTGGAGCCGGTTCCGGCACGGCACCGAAGAAGGCCGGTCGGACAGGAGACAAGCCGGGGACGCGCAAAAAAACGTCTGCCGGAGGAACCGGCCTTCGTAAAACGGAAAAATAAGCTGGTTGCGTCCGCCCCTGATTCTGGAGCGGAGTGAAAGAAGACGTGTTTGGGGTGGGAAATTATGTGCCGATACGGCACCGTTGCTATGCGGCGGTGCCGTTTTTTTTGCCGGGACCGAGGGTGCCCAGTCGGACGAATATTTCGCCCAAGCGCTGATTCAGATTGGTGGTGGTGCGGGATATGAGGTCCAGATTAAGCTGCACCAGCAGAAAAACCTTCTGCGGGGCGCGCTGCCACAGGGCGAGAATGCTTTTTTGCAGTGCGGGTTCAAGGTGCAGCATCTCCACCATGGCCTTGAAATCCTGAGGGAGTTGTTGGGCAAAGAGCAGGAATTCATCGTTGTCGGGGTCACGCACCCACAGCTTGTTGCGCCGGATGCGGTTCATACCCTGTTCGGCAAGTGCACCCACAGCCGCAACTCGGGCGCGGCGCAAGCGCATGGCACGCAGCTGCATTTTGCCGAGGTCATCTCCCGCCCGCTGGCGGATGATGGAGAGGAACTGGAATTCCAGCATGGCGTAGAAGGCTTGTTCTATGGATGCAAGGTCGAATGTGCCGAGCAGTTTCATTATGCAGGCGGCTTCTTTGCTTTCGAACATGCCCAGTGATTTTTGAAAATCCTGCCGCATGATGTTCAGGCTGAACGCGGCGGTGCAGGCCATGATGCGGACCTGTTCCAGCACGAATGCGGCGTGTCCCTCATCCAGTACGGTTCCTTCCGCATCGGTTGCGCCTGATGCTCCCCCGTTCAGGAGGGCTTGTGCGTTTTCGTATGAAAGACCGGCGGGGTCCATGCAGACTATGCGGGCGATGTGGGGCAGGTCGGACAGTTGAAAGGGGAGTGCTGTGGTTTGGGCAAGGGTTGTGAGGTGTTCTACAAGCCCTTTGCGCGCCCTGCGGGATTCGAATGAGCGCAGGCTCTCTTCGTACGTGCTTTGTGCGCGGGTTTTTTCTACGGATTTGGCCGTGTTTTTCAGGCGGCTCAGGATGTCGTCGAAATTGAAGCGGATGACCAGCCGGGATTTGTCGCGCCTGATGGAATATAGCTGGTTGGCGGTGATTTCTCTGTAGGCGCAGTCCGCCAGCATGCCGATGAAGTGATCGAAATGTTCCTTCCAGAACCGTTCGCCCAATTCCACCGTTTCCATAATGGAGTCTATGGGGTGCAGTGCTTCTTCGCCGTAGTGGCGGATGAGCACCTCGCTGAAATTGTCTACGCTCAGTGCGGTGGTGTAGACAACGCTCTGCACCGCCTTGAGCAGCAGGGATTCCAGATTGAGGAGCAGGGGGACTTCTGCTTCCGCACCTGCGTTGTCGCCGCTTGAGGCCAGCCCGCCGTATTTGTTCAGCAGGTTGATGAATGCGGAGATGAGGTTGCCCACGGGTTCGTGGAGCGGTTCGGCGGCACCCCGGATGGTAAGAAAGTCAACGGCGGCTCTTTGCTGCGGTGTAAGAAGGGGAAATTCGTTGATGCGGTCTTTGTTGGTGTTGATGAAGCACAGCAAAACTTCGCGTTCCAGAATCTCGCGAACGGTTTTCCGTTCCTTCTGCTCCCGCAGAGTGTTCCAGTACGCGGTAAAGCGTTGCGCAGGAGAGAGTGCCGGGGCTGTCTCCGTTGTCATCTGACCCTTTTCCCTTGGTTGTGTGCCGCACGGGTGCGGAAAGTGCTTTCGAATATGGGCAAAAAAGAGGGTTCATGCAAGCGCATACTTACCGCTGCTGGAGCAGTTCGCGCGCCATGGCTATGCCTTGGTCGCCGCCGCCGGCCATGCGGGAAAGCTCGTCGCGGATTTCCAGCCCGTTCAGGGCGTGGCAGAAGGTAAAGGTATTGCCCTGACGTACCTCTTTGCGGACCTGGAAATGCCGGGAGGCGCGGGCCGCAAGCTGGGGCCAGTGCGTAATGAGGATGACCTGTTGCTGTGCCGCCAGCCGGGCGAGGGCGTTGGCCACGTGGTTGAGGGTGAGTCCGCCCACGCCGGAATCGACTTCATCGAAGATGAGGCTGGGGGTTTCTTTGCGGTTCATAATGCCGACCACAGCGAGCAGAAAACGGGAAAGTTCGCCGCCGGAGGCGATTTTATCCAGCGGTTGCGGCGGCTGGCCGGGGTTGGGAATCCACATCATTGTCGGGCGGTCTTCCATGCAGTCTTCCCTGCCCGGATGCAGGGGGACGGGCCTGAAGTCGAACCGTACATGCACATGCTCGGAAAAACCAAGTTCTTTGAGTTCGTGCACTATGGCCGCACAGAGGGCGTTGCCTGCTTCGCGCCGCAACGGGTTGAGTTGGTGCAGCGTTGCGGCCAGTTCATCAAGCAGGGCGGATTCTTTTCTTTCCAGTTGTTTCAGGTCCAGCGCGCAGGAATCCAGAAAGGAGAGGTTTTCTGAGATTTCCTTTTGCAGGTCCACTATCTCATCCAGCGAGCGTTTGAGTTTGCGTTTGAGCTGGGCCAGTTCGTACAGGCGCGCCTCTATGCTTTCCAGTGAATCCTCGTCCGGGTCGCCTGCAGGCTGTTTGCGAAGGCGCATGGCAAGATCCTGAAGGGCTTGGCGCGCTTCGATTATGGCTTCGGTGTCTTCTTCGTATCCCGGGAGGATGCGGCGCAGGTTCTCCATTATCCGTTCAAGGCGGCCCAAGCCGTCCAGAATGCCGCCTTCTCCCGCCCCGAGCAGAGAGAGAGCCGAATCAATGGCGTCCTGAACGGCGGTTTGGTTGCGCAGTTCCTGTTTCTTTGTTTCCAGCGTCTCTTCTTCGCCGTGCTCCGGGTTGACTTTGGCAATTTCCTTCTGCTGGAATTCCAGCAGTTCGCGCTTGTCTTCAAGGTGGCGGGCGCGGTCGCGCAACGCATCGCGCCGGACGGAGATGTCGCGCAGTTCCCGGAGCAGGGTGTCGCGCTGTTGCAGCAGGTCTGGTCTGTTCAGATAATCATCAAGAATTTTGGCCTGAAATGCGGGTTGCAGGAGCTTTTGCTGCCCGTGCTGGCTGGTGTGCACAAGCAGGGAAGGGCGCAGGTCGCGTATGGCGTCCTGCGAGCCCAGCGAATCATTGATGAGCAGGCGGCTGCGCCCTGTGGCGGCAACAAGCTCCCGCTTGAGGACGAGATCGCCTTCCGGCAGGGCGAAGAGCGCTTCCACGTGGGCTTTTTCCGATCCCGGACGTACGAGGTCCGGGCTCATTTTCTCGCCGGTGAGGAAGTTAAGTGCCTTCAGGATAAAGCTTTTTCCTGCTCCGGTTTCGCCGGTGAGCACGTTCATGCCCGGAGCGAACTCCAGTTCCATGTCGTCTATAAGTGCCAGATGCCGTATTCTGAGAAGTTCCAGCATGGGGTGTGTTCCGCGCGTGGGGGTTAAAGACTGAGCAAGTCGATGTCTATCCAAATTGCGCTGGCTTTGCAAAGGGGTGGAGCCGGAAACGTTTTCATGACCGCGTGAGCCGGGGGTCCAGAATGTCGCGCAGGCTTTCGCCCAGCAGGTTGTAGCCAAGCACGGTGATAAGGATGGCAAAGCCGGGAAAGAGAGACATCCACGGGGCTATTTCCAGCACTTCCTTGCCTTCCATGAGGATGTTGCCCCAGCTGGGCATGGGCGGCTGGACACCCAGCCCCAGAAAGCTCAGCGCGGATTCGGTGAGAATGGCCCCGGCTATGCCGAGCGTGGCGGAGACCAGCACCGGCGCAAGGGCGTTGGGAAGAATGTGCAGGCCGAGAATGCGCACTGGTCCGGCCCCGGCAAGACGGGCGGCGGCGATGAAGTCTCTCTCCCTCAGGCTCAGCGTTTCTGCGCGCACAAGGCGTGCCACGCCCATCCATGAGGTGAGGCCGATGACGATCATGATATTATTCAGGCTGGGTTCCAGAAAGGCAATGACGGCAAGGATGAGAAAAAATGATGGAAAGCAGAGCATTATGTCTACCAGGCGCATGATTGCCTCGTCCACCCATCCCCGGAAAAAGCCTGCCACAAGACCGAGTGCGATGCCTATGGACACGGAGATACCCACGGCCACAAAGCCTACCCATAGCGAGATGCGGGCACCGTAGAGCATGCGGGCGAGGACATCGCGTCCCAATGCATCGGTGCCGAACGGGTGGCGTGCGCTGGGGCCTTGCAGAATGGCGTTGAGATCCAGCGTTGTGGGATCATGCGGTGATATCCACGGAGCCAGAAGGGCTGCGCCGGACATGACGGCCACAATGGCAATCCCCAGCGTGAGCAGGCCGTACTGCCGCCAGTAGTGCGCGCTGAGCAGGGGCATTTAGGCTTCCCTTCCCGTGCTGCGGATGCGCGGGTCTGCAAGCCCGTAGCAGAGGTCGGCAATCATGTTGCCCGCCAGTGTGAGTACCGCACCGAGGACAAGATTGCCCATGATGAGGGGGTAATCACGCGCCATGACCGCTCCGTAGAACAGTTGGCCTAACCCCGGCAGGGCGAAGATGGATTCGATGATGACCGAGCCGCCGATGAGCCCCGGCACAGAAAGACCGAGGATGGTGATGACCGGCAAAAGCGCGTTGCGCAGGGCATGTTTGAAAATAACCGTGCGCAGGGGCAGCCCTTTGGCGCGGGCGGTGAGGATATAGTCCTGCCGCAGCACTTCAAGCATGGAAGAACGCATGAAGCGCGACATGCCCGCAAGGCTGCCGAAGGTGTAGATGAAAATGGGCATGACCAGATGCCGTGCAAGGTCTGTCAGTTTTCCCATGGGGCTGAGGGCGTGGTAATCCAATGAAGTAAGGCCCGATATGGGAAGCCATTGCAGATGGATGCCGAAGTAGAGCATCATGAGCAGTGCCAGCCAGAATCCGGGCATGGCAAAGCCGATGAACACAAACACAGCACTTATGGAGTCGAACCAGCGCCCCTGATAATACGCCGAGGCAACGCCGATGGGCACGGCGATGAGCAGTGTGAGCACAAGCGAGGCAACGTTCATGCCCACGGTGAGGGGAATGCGTTCCTTTATCTTGTCCCACACGGGACGGAAGTCGCCTGACATGGAGCGCCCGAAGTCCAGCTTAACGATGCGCTCCAGCCAGTTGATGTATTGTATATGCAGGGGTTTGTCCAAGCCGTACAGGCGCTCAAGGCGCAGGCGCGTCTCTTCTCCCGCCAGCGGGTTCATGGAGGTCTGCATATCCGTGGGCTTGCCCGGCGCAAGATGGATGACCCAGAAGCTGATGACCGTTATCCCCCAAAGCACCAGCAGCATCCAGCCCAGCTTGATGGCAGCGCGAACAAGCAGACGCCGCGCCATGGAGGCTCCGGCGGACTGGGCGACTGCTCCCGAGGGGGGGAGGACAGGGGAAGGGACATTCTGCTGCATATCAGTTCAGGGGCTCCGGGTCTTGCTTGGGCATTACCTTGCTGGATACACTATTTGGGGCAAGGACTCGGCTATCCGGCGTTCTCCAACCATTGCCGCAGTTCCTTTACCTCTTCCGTCCATGTGGAGGACAGGCGAGCAGACAGGAATTCGCCATAGGCATTATCCAGATAGGCAAGGCACTTTTCGATGAGGTACATCTTTTCGAGAAAGGCGGCGTCCGGGTCATCGTCTTCGCTGTCGGCCTTTTCCACCTTGGGAGTTTTGAGGCTGCCAAGGGCAAAGTCTTCTGCCTTGAGGGTAACGTGCCATGCTTCGGGGTCGCGCTCAATGCGGATAAGCGCACGGTTTACCTTTTTGCCCATGGAAAGGCCCAGGCGGGCTTCGCGCAGTTCCGAAAGGTTGCCGGAAACCGTGGCTGTTTCGAGCGTTTCACCTTCGCCACCCTGCACGGAAACGCGCTGTTCCACGTACATGAAATAGGTGTCGCCGTCCTTGGTGGTGAACTGGCCGTTGCGGGTTTCGCTGCGGAACCACAGCCAGGTCAGAAATTCCTGACCGAGGACGACATCGGTGGTCTGGCCGAGATAGGGGGTATCAGACATGGAAACTCCTAGGCGAAGCGGGAGGGTTCGAGGTTGTCCAGAGCGTGCATGATGTCTTCGCCCTTCAGGCGCACGGCAAGTGCGTAGGGTGTGAGGGGCTCCAGATCGAGTCCGAAAGTGGTGGAGAAATGCTCCGCGAACAGATCCAGAACCTTGGACTGGGTAGACGCAAAGTAGACGATGCCTGTCTGAATGTTCCAAACGGCGTTGAATTCCGCAGGAACA from Desulfovibrio psychrotolerans encodes:
- a CDS encoding ABC transporter permease, with the translated sequence MPLLSAHYWRQYGLLTLGIAIVAVMSGAALLAPWISPHDPTTLDLNAILQGPSARHPFGTDALGRDVLARMLYGARISLWVGFVAVGISVSIGIALGLVAGFFRGWVDEAIMRLVDIMLCFPSFFLILAVIAFLEPSLNNIMIVIGLTSWMGVARLVRAETLSLRERDFIAAARLAGAGPVRILGLHILPNALAPVLVSATLGIAGAILTESALSFLGLGVQPPMPSWGNILMEGKEVLEIAPWMSLFPGFAILITVLGYNLLGESLRDILDPRLTRS
- the lpxK gene encoding tetraacyldisaccharide 4'-kinase — protein: MPSHSAQRLLFPLLSPLGLLYGAAMSARRRRLEREGAGVVPSVPVVSVGNIGWGGTGKTPVVDWLLGWAAQEGLRAVVLTRGYKAAPPRLPYLVDAQSAPGEAGDEPLMLARQHPLARVVVDPVRSRAAQWAQEALSPNVFILDDGFQHLAVRRNLDIVLLAPEDLREDWNRVIPAGSWREGADALSRAHAFIIKADPARFIALLPDIRRRLAVFDVPVFGFHLRSTGIVRACGGEDCVTPDVFAPDGYVLFSGVGNPAQVEATATAFLGRPPVRHHIFADHHRYTADDVGAMVRQARQTRPSQRALPLLCTPKDAVKMADLPPEVTGEVWTLALKTEFGSAWNCTASFPEWWDEVWRGMTPAEG
- a CDS encoding DNA repair protein RecN, with the protein product MLELLRIRHLALIDDMELEFAPGMNVLTGETGAGKSFILKALNFLTGEKMSPDLVRPGSEKAHVEALFALPEGDLVLKRELVAATGRSRLLINDSLGSQDAIRDLRPSLLVHTSQHGQQKLLQPAFQAKILDDYLNRPDLLQQRDTLLRELRDISVRRDALRDRARHLEDKRELLEFQQKEIAKVNPEHGEEETLETKKQELRNQTAVQDAIDSALSLLGAGEGGILDGLGRLERIMENLRRILPGYEEDTEAIIEARQALQDLAMRLRKQPAGDPDEDSLESIEARLYELAQLKRKLKRSLDEIVDLQKEISENLSFLDSCALDLKQLERKESALLDELAATLHQLNPLRREAGNALCAAIVHELKELGFSEHVHVRFDFRPVPLHPGREDCMEDRPTMMWIPNPGQPPQPLDKIASGGELSRFLLAVVGIMNRKETPSLIFDEVDSGVGGLTLNHVANALARLAAQQQVILITHWPQLAARASRHFQVRKEVRQGNTFTFCHALNGLEIRDELSRMAGGGDQGIAMARELLQQR
- a CDS encoding ABC transporter permease: MARRLLVRAAIKLGWMLLVLWGITVISFWVIHLAPGKPTDMQTSMNPLAGEETRLRLERLYGLDKPLHIQYINWLERIVKLDFGRSMSGDFRPVWDKIKERIPLTVGMNVASLVLTLLIAVPIGVASAYYQGRWFDSISAVFVFIGFAMPGFWLALLMMLYFGIHLQWLPISGLTSLDYHALSPMGKLTDLARHLVMPIFIYTFGSLAGMSRFMRSSMLEVLRQDYILTARAKGLPLRTVIFKHALRNALLPVITILGLSVPGLIGGSVIIESIFALPGLGQLFYGAVMARDYPLIMGNLVLGAVLTLAGNMIADLCYGLADPRIRSTGREA
- the rnr gene encoding ribonuclease R, with product MATSKKKNGAELALSHNDILALFKEARRPLKMDDLLRMAGVGKRWKKGLELQLEDLKNQGRVLRLRGGAWGLAEQLKMLTGTLEVQRSGVGFVLPEDRKRGDVFVAPHAMADAMHGDKVVVALLPGGRQGKNVEGRIVRILERAHETMTCRVVRKLGGEGYLCRPTDPRLRISLMVTTDALEEKPGKGELLVVRPEEQVEEGLWSAVALESLGNEEAAGVQERLVKLNNDIPMEFPPSVLQEAAALPAVPSAGDFEGRVDLRHMAFVTIDGATAKDFDDAVYVEAQGDGYRLWVAIADVSHYVRPGSAMDEEAQERANSYYFPQSVEPMFPEALSNGLCSLNPRVPRLAMVAETYFYADGSYGKSKFYAAVIESKARLTYEQVHAALVDRAAEERLMLDPVLPMLEKAEELARLLRAQRTHRGSLDFDLPEAEVAFNVFGEPVDLRRRVRRFSHKIIEEFMIAANEAVARFLTERGEHFLYRSHPDPDGEKLLGLFRTLQRTDMAQHVPETPTPEALQHVLRMAQGTDQEFIVNRLALRTMMQANYTPEHEGHFGLASECYCHFTSPIRRYADLVVHRALKHALKVPGFGPNPTPGQLMQVADHLNARERKAMEAEREILKRLTVLFLRDRIGERYTGIINGVTDFGFWVELEEVMAEGLVRISTVDDDYYGYFPERQELLGERTGRRFRLGQRVNLWLAEVNLSRLEINFTLRDEEDGGKSARQPGKAVDGDGGEEFGAEPQPRKTAGRSRRPDRSDGPSDQAGKTRGRSTGRNGGARGGAGSGTAPKKAGRTGDKPGTRKKTSAGGTGLRKTEK